TTCTGTCAGAGTAcagttttcctctctctctctctctctctctgtgcactCTGGTTCAGATGTGCATGACAAACAGACTCTCTGTTCTGTCCAGTGTCAACAATGAGAGCACACCTGCACCTTAGACAAACAGAAACGGCTGTCTGCATGGATGCTCTCTGCATAACCAAGAGTTGAGTCACTCTATCAACAAGCCATCAGACTGTAACAGATGGAAACTGAGTGAAGAGGAAGTTCTGAAAACCTGAACAAATGCTCAttcattataaatactataacatcACATTAAAAGAAGAGATACACAGTTGGTGATATACAGTTTAAGAACATAAGTAGTCTGTAGAGATCATGATAAAATGCTGTGGAAACTTGAGAGAGATGCGTTTTGAAAAGACTGATATTTATTACAAAACACTATAGAAATAAAttggaattaaaatgaattgcattatttttgcGTTAATAAGTCTAACATTACTATAATATGGAGAAAAGATACACTGCAAAAAGCAAATATTCACCAAAAAGTTTTGAGTTTAGTACATTGACAATATAAAAGCTTATTACattgttttggataaaacatatttattatatccttgttaatattttattatatttacactgTATAAGATGTACActacagtttggggtcagtaagaattttttgaaaaaaaaaaaaaaaaaaaaaaaattctcaaaaggatgatttaatattcattaagtaacaacaatattattaatttagtaattaattaataatttccacaaaaacattaagcagcacaactgatttcaacaatTATAGATAATAAGAAACATTACTTGAGCATCACatctgaaaatttagcttttccaacacaggaataaaatacatattttataataatacatatacatatattaaaataaatatattcaaatcgaaaagtttaaattgtaacaatatttcacaaaattactgtttttgctgtatttttattcaaataaatgtaaccttaGTGAGTCGTCTTTTAAATAACAGTAACTTTTAAACATCAGTGCAGATGAAAATGTATAAACAGCTATAAACAGTATATTAGCATGGGTAAAATCTTTGTAAATGGATCGTCATACTTAGGGATGCTCTGGCACAAGTGCTATATGGCTAGTTTAATTGAGTGTGTATTTGCATTGGTTTGGTATCCAGATTGGCAGTTTGTATCCAGGATGGTTTTCTCAGGGGGCTGTGGTATGCATAACACTGACATGACCCCACATAACTCTCCTGCACTTATACACCATAAACACTAACCACCCTTACACACACAGTGCATACAATGCAGTTAATCACGATTAATGTGGAAAGTCCATTCAAACCTGTTTTTCAGACTCTTAAACGTATGTTTCAAGGGACAGCAGGGAAATCAGCCACATAAATACAGTGGTTTTGATGCAAAAATACTTTTGCTGCACTTTCAACATATCTAAAAGGAAACCTGCACTGAAAGGAAATTAATTCTCAATGTTTTCTCAACTGCatgttataataaaatagatGACTGATGCTAGATAaacacacaaatgtgtttttatgtgtttatgaacaGTTCCAATTTGCAGCAATTTCTACTGAGaagtgatgtcatttcctgttgtcTGATGATGATGTTAAAGAGTGTTACTCTTGCTTGAATCTGCTCCTTTGTTGCAGTGAACAATCAAAGCTGCCGACAGTCACAACAGATCTCCTAGAGGTTAATTCTCACTAATATCCCGTCTTTGCCTTGATCCTGCTCTCTGTGCATGAGCAGCCCTTCATTCCTCTCATGATTAGGCTGAGCTCCCTGTGGAGGGACAGCAGTCTCAGCCAAGCATAGACAAAAAACATGCTCTCAACATCCACACTTTCATGCCTTGTGTGATGTTTGCCACTTTATTGCACATCAAATTATatcataacaccctagcaaccattaaAACACCCAAGCAATGTGctgacaaccactcagaacacctctacaattgtacacacacacacacacacacacacacacacacacacacacacacacacacacacacacacacacacacacacacagcctccaAACTATTCCATGCATCTCGTTTGCATTTTTGAATGTCTGAACTTTCTAGTTATACTTTTCTTGCAGTTTGACTTTGCAAACTGTGGACTTTGAACTTTGCAGTAATAAACCTGCACGCAGATCCTGACTTTGATTCTGTTATTGTTGTATACTGATTTGATAAGAACTGATTCAATAACTTAATTCTCTCACCTAATAACATTTCTGGAAACCTTGCAGACATACCACAATTAATTACCAAACATAACATGGAGGCTCTCTGTGGGAGTTTGCATAGCAGAGGTGGATGCGCTCATGTATTGTATGCTTTTGTGGACTTGAAGAAGCAGGGTGATGTGACAGCAACAGGGCCGTGTACTGCCCCGGCTCTGGAGACTGGAGCAAGGCCAAATGTTCACATTCCTCCCACTGTTTCCCTGCCGTACAAGCCTCTGCTGTCCGGTGGAAACAGCCTGGGCACAGATCTGAGATCAGTTTGATGTTGTACAACAGGGAACAGCAGCcaaaagagcagagagagagagagagagagtagagctCTCATACACCCTTCACTCAAACAACATTTCCCCACCTCTCTTTTTCTCTACATCGTCCACTTTTGTGTGCTGGAACAAGGGCAGAGACACTCAAGACAGATTTTACAGACAGATCAGGGGTGGACATTCAATTGCTCTCCTCTGATTGCAATAGAATAGCTCTTTTCTTTCTGCCTTAGTTAACTGTAAGTGCATTAAATTGGTCTGATATGATTGAGACAGAATAGCTCTTTTCTTTCTGGTCCACTCTATAaattagtaatcatcataaaattacatatcatttgaaagcttagaagcccaagattcatcctgtgaaaaccattttgaaatcggacagttaccatggaaatggtacttaaAATCtcatggcggtctcctcccccttagtgccacagtgtcaagtgtcataatTACAAAAGGCATTAACGTCTTTTTGATGTTTTGGCAACAAACATTTCAggggaaaggtctgagtctcaggattccatatttgggtggttattttgagttttattgaagtaaaattgacagagagagagagaaatctaggtggaaaaattcattaaacaaccAGGAGTTTTGAGGCTCCCAGTGTTCTGGGGGTGGCCAGTTTGGGATGACGCCCTCTCTCACAGAAACCTTTTTCTTTCATATCAATCTTCACTTTGGGTatcttatttagacacaaggctttaattttataccaattttgagtaaaacctgttatgtaaaatatttataataaaataaataaaataaaattaatatagacCTTTCATTTACGGTACACATTcaataactttttgatactttgatttttgaaaaaagaatagcacttttgccaaaatcttaATTTTGCCTTTAACGAGAACAACCTAAGTGTCATATTCCAGGTGTGTTcataaatacaacaatttaagtttggtaGTGGCACACATGCCTATTTTTCCAGTCACAAGGAGTCCTCCACTCGTTAactgtaagtgcatttattctCTGGGAAACAGAAGAGCTGTGTGGCCACAGGTTCATTTCACAAGGATTCTCCCAGCAATGATGAACCAGTGGCATTTTGACTGCAATGAGACCAGTGGCATTGACTTCAAGAGGGACCGAAGACAGTAAcagagatttttttcattttagactATTTGGGggtgcatagtttttttttttggacatgatgGGGTTGTTGTCAGTGGATCAGAGTGCCGTTCTGGTGGTGGCCGCTCTTTTTGGGATGTACCAGTTTGCTGACGGGGGATGCTCAGGAAGGTGTTGTGAAGGCACAGATTTCACCTGTGTCACTACAGACTGGAGGATGGACCGTGTCTATGGGATGTGTTATTGTGATGAGAGGTGTTTAAAGACTAAAGATTGTTGCTTTGACTACCCAACAGAGTGTCCAGGTATGTGGTACAGTAATATTTCGGCAGATGACAACCTGATTACTAGGCATAAACATAGGTTTTTCTACAACATCAgtacatattttaaatagtatagaTTTAAAATGATAGATTTTATACATTAATGCAATTCATTTAAATAGTAGGCTACAATGAtgtgacaaatgcatttttaaaactacaaatatttaatgtatgaCTTTCAGTCAAAGAAATAGTTTACTCAAATTTAGTTTTACTAAATTTACTCACCCAAaggtcatccaagatgcagatgagtttgtttctttgcaGATTTGGAGAATGAATGGatcatttgcagtgaatgggtgccatcagaatgagagttcaaacaacagataaaaacatcacaataatcatcaAGTACCTCACACAACCCTGTGAAGTGTAAAGCTGTGtgtctgtattaaaaaaaaattaattcatggtgtcatctatccataatattgctttctccattgaaaacattgtcttgtctgaattagaagagaaatatgcacagatcaagcaccgtttagaAGTggaaacagttctaaacaaatatgtcagtggcaTGGACTTTTCCACCAGAGGAAGcatatggattatggactggtattttggccagaagcgataGTTtgaaggtgcagtatgtaataaagacagctagtggttgaaatgggtacttcggtctaaatttaaaatattgtttctcccgtcccctcctcctcagactcaaTGCCCACATGGGCTGTCAGATTAAGGACACGAAACACGAACAAGCTCAACTGACAATGGAAGGTGACAAACCGTGTTATCCGTGTTTTAAGATGCCTGTGGtcatagagctttttagatggatgccGAGGATTTTTAGGTCTGATAGAATCTGTGATTTCTGATCCAGTTCCTTTGCTCGCTACCAGTATGGCTGCAGTACGCTGGGTTTTCTGCAAACTGGCAACCCAGGCTGTCGAAATATTATTGGGTAAACTGTAAAGGGTGGAATCACACAGaacgaaacaaaaacagacattccgacacagaATACACATTTTCAACATAGAATAGCTGGTTGCAttatttttcagagaaacaagtatgtaaacttagcatgtttcttgaatatctgcaaatatattatggtgttttaatgctttagtagtcaaaaaaaaaaaaaaaaaaaaaaaacatcacctttAAAGTCGAAAtgccttgatgatggatttgtttctcatgaacatgcagcttttcacttcacaagacatcaaCTGATTATTGGCATGTGGAGGAATTTATATTTTAGGACAATATTTCATTCTTTTATACAAGAGCAGTCAGTATCAAAGCATTCATGCTGTACCAATGCAAAAATATTGAGCAAAACAGAAAAATTCAGCTCTGTCATCTGTCATGTATCCTATACAGATCTGTCTGGGCAGTGTCTGTTCTTACACTGAGCTGTCAAATCAACACTGACTCACTGTTAATGCAGTGCCATTCAAAAACTGTCGTAGGCCTGAGtcgtttaaatttttttttacagcactaATAATGCAAATAAGTTTGCTATGTCACAACATGAcacaaacattacattaatatttatataccaaTAGTTCTCAACCTTTTTCATTCCAAGCCCTCCACTGTCTACAAAAATATTTGCAGGCCACATAAATTGTTTGTGATTTACtggataaaaatgctttttttattatttatttatttaatttaattttttattatatagtatttatttatatatttattatattaattgtattatattatataatatagaaatcCCATTTTTTAAAAACGAGACCACCTCAGATATCCAGATTTGTCCagactggtgaaaaaaaaaaaaaaaaaaaaaaaaaaacaaaaaaaaaacggttgttgagagataattaattaaaataagacataTCTTGGATCAAGGATCCCTTGGAGGTTTGCTAGGGCCCACTGGTTTGAACAGCTGAATACTGTAGATCTGTCAAAAACCTGGTGATCTTGGTTCCACTTCTCTCCTGTGGGTTGTGTTTGTAGCTCAGCCGTGTGTAGTGAGTGAGTGGAGTCACTGGAGTGGGTGCGCTCAGCACTGCCAGCCCTCATTCCGGGTCCGGAGACGCAGCGTTGAGAGACTGCCCCAAAACAGTGGACAGGCCTGTCCAAGGCTGGAGGAACAGGCTGGATGCATGGAGTATCAGGACCGCCAGGGACAGTTTTGCACTTCTGTGCAAGGTATGAATCTGAGTCAACATAGGCTATATTTTAGGCCCAAATGCACAACAGATGTTCAATAGTGTAATCATTAAAAAGTTTTCCATagacaatacatttatatatatatatatatatatatatatatatatatatatatatatatatatatatatatatatatatatatattaagagccCTTGCGAAACAGGCAGTACTTAttacagaataatatatttaaaaataatatatttaagtgcaaactgaatgttatgtttcagacatttaattgcatgttatttacaattaaatgaaaatgtattatagtttgcatttataataaatgcagtttgttgaacttaagtttttttttgacccacttaaataGGACTTACGTACATCTTtcaatgtaatttcataattacttccaTTGTCTTTGTAAAGTATGCTTCcgaatgtactgacaaacatttatacaactaaaatatactttaaagtaatTTCTATTCAAATTGTATGTATACACTTGTAATAACACATTtgttgtaatgatgaagttgcaatttatacagtacatatttgaaaaaaaaacacagtacagTTAATATATCAAGTACTTTAGTAGGTAGGTTagtaaacacatcaaaataagtgtacttatttaaaacatgacaaaatattattaacacaATGATTTAAAACGAGtttaaatataacttatttaaaacatgacaaaatattattaacacaatgatttaaaacgagtttatatatattatattattttttttttgacaattacattaaattgtgttaaaaacatgaaagtgtactctctttTTATCATGTTAATATTATACTATCTGCAAGcagatttttacaaaatatactttgtaagatttgaagtacacaagtacatattcaatacaattaagtatacttcttttttaGTATTGCTTTTTATGTCCTGCCTTCTTGCTTACACAGGCAGagattaaaacacattttgagcTGAAAAACACAGTgcttcaataaaaaaacaagggattttttttacttgatggtcTAAAATTGATCACTAAGATGTTTATAGGTGGAACTCAAACAGGGACTGTGTTGGATTAATTCCAGGAGCAGCATTCATAACAACAATGGAGTACAGCAAAGGCAGAACACATGATTTGTATGGGGCCCCAATGGATGCTGGGTATGTATCACCATAGATTAAACAAGCACAAAGACACTGTTCGTGATAAGAAGCCTGTTTACTCATTTCAGCAAATAGTTCATTACTTTAAGCCACAAAGACGGACTGccacaattttttatatttaactttatttcttgtaattgcaattttatatcttGTAAATGTGAcaactcataattgtgactttgtgtTCTGTAATTGTGAATTGGAACAGTGCTAACATCACAATGTGACTATTTCTCATAAGTTTTTCTCAAAATGAACACAAAGGAAACTTTTAAGTCACTTGATGATGGCATGTGCTCCACAGTTTCTGTATGGAGTTCAAGATGGAGTCTCTGACACCGCAGTGCATGGTGGAGAACAGACCCTACACGCGCTGGATGCAGTACTTGAGGGAAGGCTACAGTGTCTGTGTGGCCTGCCAACCTCCGGCGATGAACAACCGCAGTCGGAGTTGCCAAGGAGACGGCAACCTAGCTGAGAGGTAGTGTAGCCATAGTGCCACAGTGTTGTTTAGAGGACCTCTTTCTGATGCAGAACATCATCTTGTGAGTTCATTGTGAGGTCAGAGTATGTTTTCATGCTGAAACATCTACAGAATTCATGAGACATTTTGCAAAAGGCTCTTATGGACTTCCTGTGCCGTATTAATCTGTGGCTCTCAGCACCATTGTTAAtggatgacctctgacctttagGATTTCTAGTGCTAGCAATCTTAATGTAGTACTTGTTTCTTCAACTACAGGCTTGATTTTTATCAAAACCAACAGATTTCAAATTAAAACTgggttgaaaatatatttttttaatttttttaatttcttttttgttttttttttgtttttatttgtatttttttttttgtattcattgattttgatttttttttttttgtagattgcttaataatcatttctttttttaaattaaggttttttgatctgaaatatgtttttagaattttattttcttGGCAGGGATGAGCTTCTACACTGGCAGGCGGTGGGAAGCCCTCGCTGCAGAGGAACATGGAGGAAAGTGCAGAGACTACAGCACTGCTCCTGTCCACAAGTGCAtagcttcattttcatttaaacataagaTGCTTCTTCAACCCCCTTGATAAAATACATCAATTAACAATATATCCCATTACATATGTCACAAAAAACCCCATCATACTTTCACATACTATTAtagctgctgcaaatataacatacatgaaataaccctcatatagcatacatgaatcacctcgtagctgatctatacaggtggagctggggaaggtggagggtttctgaagcaagctgaaACTGCTACGgcaagcactagtcatatatttgaatgttgagtagcgagctcattggctaccgatacaggagagaaccaatcagctgtaccatgtgatgatgtcattaggtcagactgagttagacctgtcggactgcgccatctagagtttcatgccagaactctgtaggGGTGGAGGTGTGGCTATATATGTTTCTACTGGTCTTGTATCTGAGTTGATTATACCTTCATTTGACCCTTTATAttgtgaatgtatttttgttaagATAATtcttcattcaaataaatgtataactttTGGAAGTTATATAGTCCACCATCTTCACCAGTGGAGTCATTTAATTGCTTGATATCCACCATTAATTCTATTTttggtaaaaattaaataattttacccAGTGATTTTAACAATTGGTTGGATAAGTCatctgataaagaaaaaaatatatgacaaGAAGTAATGCTGATAAGGAAGTATAGGCAATTGAGAAATAAGACATGTAAGAAATGCAAAATCTAATTACTATAAAAAAGTATTTCCTATAATTTGTGATGAGGTGATGTACTTGATTTCAGTAATTACAGACCTTTATCTATTatctctacattttttttttgaaaaattaatatataaactttcaaattacatatattaatattttatcaccATTTCAATCCGACTTTAGATCCAATGATTCTACAACCACTGCATTGCTTAAGTTCACAAATGATGTGttttcagctgctgctgctgatttaGTTGATCGATTCTTACATTTAGATAAACTTCATGCTATTGGTCTTTCTTAAAATGCAATTATGTGGTTTAATTCATACTTGCATAACAGAAAACCAAATGggaataaatcagatttttttggtCAATGAAGAGGTGGTTCAATATTGAGACCccttctgttttctatttatgtcaattatcattcattttcaataattgtAATGTTCAactttatgctgatgacattgtCATATATGTAACAAATTctgatattttattaattcagttgtcTCTTCggtttgattttaaatatttgcaagaTTGGCTCTTGGATAACATTGGTAAAAGAGCTTTTGTGTTTAAAGACTCAATAGACTGGAATAATTTACCTGCAGATATTCGAACTATTGCatcatttaagatgtttaagcaaactttattatattttgttttggtctgtaGGTTATCACTGAAGATGTTactgtttctttatatatatttttttgtttatatttgattggATTCACTGAtaagtatatttagttttatatttgttattatttcaattttgtaGTGTTATCTTCTAATTAATgttagtgttttgttgtttggtgGTGTTTATAGATGTATTATTAatctgttttgttgttattatgttttgattatgttatgttgtttttggGACCCCCCTCGAAAATATCTCAAAGGGTTAAACCTAATAaacttacatatatttattaaaagctctttagtttttacagttgtattgtttcaaactttttttttctgtgaaagatCTCCAAGAACCAagttaaagaacaaaaaaaagctcACATTTGACTCACTTGCAACCCCTAGTGGAAAAAAGTTTGTCAGGTCTAACAAACAGCAACTGaaatctttttagttttttttttcagcagcaatatttctgctaaatagtttacttttaatttacaaaatggcGTTCCTGAATTCCAAACTTATTTTGTGAAATTACCTGCATAACAATATAACTTTCAGTTCAATTCCTTGAAACggattatgtaaaaaaaaacaaaaaaaaaaaaaatgctacctCTGACACACTATCAGGAATATATCTTCAAAAAGTGTCTGACATCAGTACACCTTAAatactaaaactgtaaattctaaaGATCTTTAAATACTAAAAGCAGAAACCGCCAGCTGCTCAATAGTCTTCCCctattttcttcaggattctccATCGGTCTTTAAGATTGAACACCAGTTCGGTTGTCAAACTCAAAGTCATTCAGGATCATTCTCCATTTGCCCTCCCCATACTTCCTCACACCTGCTTTCAGCTTCCTATCTTCTTCTGCAGTCCATTTCTGAAAGGAAAGACATTGGTGCTGTTATTATGCGTTCAAAtgcttgtacacacacacacacacacacacacacacacacacacacactgaaaatgtCCATCTTCAGAGTAACTCACCCACCCTCAGTTGACTTGTCACTGAGAACGTACTGCAAATGGAGGTTCTCTTGCGTGTGGTTTGCTGTTTCTTGGCAGTTTCAGGTTTCCATAGGTCAtgaatttgttttgaaagaagtttcctTTTGGGTCTGTGAGAGAGACATAATTACttcaatttaataaatttgttttcatttattaaaacaatttgaaTAAAGACAACTAAATCAAGTCATATGAGATAGAAAATAAGGTTATGCATTTGAGGCCAGCTTCACTTAAGAATTATTAATCACTGATGATTAGTGTCAGGTGTTAGTCATTACGGGGACtgtttatattcttatattgAGGCCCCATCCACACGGAGACGTGTTTAgctgtatacgcataaattttTGTATCGTAAaggtgtttcgtccacacggatccggtgTTTTGGGAGAGTAaaaccgatatttttttaaactgggtCGCAAAtaggataaatttgaaaacgccgcccttgcgttttcgtctggacaGTTAGTCCGTATGTTTtctgtgtttatggtgtgttcagctagtcagacaccgctatgtcacgtaacagaaacaaaaacatgaacaaacactgaacgattgtctttttattattaactaacattaacacaaattaataaatttattacagTGCCACATgatggtctggcatgtatactacatcgttttttgtcggttttgtggtttcgtgtggacacaGATATTACttgagacgaaaaaaaaaaaaaaaaaaaaaaaaagattggatagggaaagctatGGCTTCGTGTGGAAGTAGCTTGAAAGTGTTTGCCACCATCTCTCACCTGATATTTAACACCAGTGGATCCTCCTGCACCTCATTGCTGTGTGGAAACATCAACAccaaataagcattttatttgtattcaaactattttatatagctaaaatgcatattaaataaaaaacattcacaaaaaaaggGTCTACAATTTAAGAGTTTACTTAAGAAAAAGCggtttattaaatttataaatgacccgaacctaataaataaaatattaattaattttaatagcagCCAACTGCGGTTTCAAATTTTGAAGTTGTGAGAGATGGTTTTACTCGGTTGGTTTGTTTGTCTCTAGGCTGGATGGAGTCCATTCACTTCCATCCTGAGGTTTTCTCTGATCTCTCATGAGGAGCTCGAACCACTTTTAAAGCtgcccaaaacaaacaacaacaaaaaaggaagtACTTTATAGCAATTCTGGTAATAAGCAGCAAAACACACAGTCTATAAATCACAGTCAAAGTAAACCATTAGTGGCAGGCAAATTTGTTCTTAAGAGCctttatttggtttattattGCACCATTTCCACACCCTCAGGAAAACACCACAATTCTAAGAGATCATTAGGCAAATTCCCAGTATATACATTAAGCACATCGAAACCACAGTCAATGTAGCCCATTAGGACTTTCCCACAGGATGCAGCAAAACAAATCAGAGTTAAATGTAAGGTGGATTAGTTTTTTGGTAAGCATGACAAAAAAAGCCCCATACTTCCGGTAAGAAAACAGAGGAACGTTCCTGGCTGAATGTGTTGAGGAACATGTC
This sequence is a window from Cyprinus carpio isolate SPL01 chromosome A24, ASM1834038v1, whole genome shotgun sequence. Protein-coding genes within it:
- the LOC109049501 gene encoding somatomedin-B and thrombospondin type-1 domain-containing protein-like yields the protein MMGLLSVDQSAVLVVAALFGMYQFADGGCSGRCCEGTDFTCVTTDWRMDRVYGMCYCDERCLKTKDCCFDYPTECPAQPCVVSEWSHWSGCAQHCQPSFRVRRRSVERLPQNSGQACPRLEEQAGCMEYQDRQGQFCTSVQGAAFITTMEYSKGRTHDLYGAPMDAGFCMEFKMESLTPQCMVENRPYTRWMQYLREGYSVCVACQPPAMNNRSRSCQGDGNLAERDELLHWQAVGSPRCRGTWRKVQRLQHCSCPQVHSFIFI